The Homo sapiens chromosome 16, GRCh38.p14 Primary Assembly genome includes the window CCCCggctccctccagcccccagaagggagaggagggctgGGGGGGTAGTCAGGGAAGCTCCCCGTCCCCCGACGGCTCCTCCCGGCTCTGGTCCATGGCGTCACTGTCTGAGGCCTCGGAGTCGGAGGCGGTGTCAGAGGTGGGGGCCTCCGGGCAGCTGCGGACAGGCTTCACGATGACAGCTCGCCGctgctcctcctccagctcctgcttTTCCTGGGTGCCCTCGATGTGCTGGATTGCCTGGACAGGGACGAACCACTGAGAAGGCTCGGCCGGGGATACATGGCCAGCCAGGAGACAGTGGGGGCTCTCAGCCAGCCACTGTCACCCCCAAAACACATAGCCCAGAAAAAAGCCTGGCAAAGCAGCAGGGGAGGCCCGCTAGAGTACAGGAAAAACAaactccttttactttttttttggagacaagctCTCGctatatcacccaggctagagtgcagtggcatgatcatagcttactgcagtcagactcctgggctccagcgatcctcctactgctccctccctagtagctggaaccacaggggtgcgccaccatccccagctaacttctgtatttttggtagagacgagggggttcttgctatgttgcccaagctgatctcgaactcctgacctcaggcaatcttcctgcctcaacctccaaaagtcccgggattacaggcataagccaccacgcctgacccagGAACAAACTTTCAAAACCCCTCTGTTAAGTTGAAAAATCCATTCTGGGAAGATGACAGTCCCAGTGCTGCTTAgaaattatattatatgtatcagccaggcgcagtggctcacgcctgtaatcccaacactttgggaggccaagacgggaggatcacctgacgtcaggagttcgagaccagcccctCAACAGAGGCCAGaagcctactaaaaatacaaaatttgccaggcgtggtggcacatgcctataatcccagctacttgggaggctgaggcaggagaatcacttgaacctgggaggaggaggttgcgatgagctgagatagcaccattgcactccagcctgggcaataagagcgaaactctatctcaaaaaaaaagaaaaaaaaagaaataatatggacctttcatatgtttttgtttgtttgttttttgagaaagagtctcaccgtgtcacccaggctggagttcagtggtgcaatctcagctcactgcaacttccacctcccatgttcaagcgattctcctgcctcagcctcccgaatagctgggattacaggcgtgcaccaccacgtcaggctaatttttgtatttttaatagagatggggttttcaccatgttggccaggctggtctcgaactcctgacctcaagtgatccacccactttggcctcccaaagtgctgggattgcaggtgtgagccaccacacccggccatatgtttatgtattttaaagcttGCCTATTAACTTATTAAAGGCGTTTGTTATTAATTGTATTACACAATTTGCAAAGTTTATGAGCAATTAAAATTCGAGGAgattgatggattttttttcctgttttggcttttttggttatttatttattatttactgatTTCTGATCTTGGGCTCCTCAAGGGGCCCTGTTCAAGGGTGAATGCAACTGTAACTTCAGGCTTGACCCACAAAGCTTCCTCCTCTGTAGGAGGCCCAACTATCACCAGCCCTGCCACCTGTATCTCCATCCAGGTCCTAGGAGATGGAGCTGAGACAATGTTCCGGACCAACCCAAGAGCTGGATGCAGGAACTCTGTAACCAGGGGGCTCTGGGAGCAAAGGACCCTCTCCGGAAACCCCATATTGAGGGAAGGGACAGTCTTCCTGGCCAACTCCTCCTACTGGCGTGGTAGGCCCTGCCCCGATCTCTGGCCCTCACATTCTCCACTTGCAGATCCAGGGACGGGGCCCCCCAAGGCTTCCAGCCCTCCACCCCTTCCCACACAAGCACCATCTTCCTCCGCTTCTGCCCCTCTTTTCCAGTCTCCCCTAAAGAGCCTGTTCCCGGAGTATGACCCCCACAAGCTGCCCCTTTCTCAAGCTCAGGTACCTGCACGATGGTGTCCAGATTTTGCCGGGATGTGGAAACAGAGTTGATGACCGAGGAGGGGCCCATGGTGACGACATTGatgtggtgggagggaggaggaggcggtGCTGGCACGATCACCgtggggtggtgggtgggggccGGAGGGGGCAGAAGCTGCAAGACAGAGGCCCTCAGCCTTTCTCTCAAGGCTTCTCTTGGCCCATCCACCTCCCTTTCATGCAGAGCTGGCCAATGTATAACTGCCTCTGCCCCTTTATATTAAGAAGCAGAGAGGACGTGGCCTAGGGAGAGGCTTCCGCCATTCAAGATCACCTGTCCCCTTCCCGGTCCCCAGAGCCCACTCCCGGGCGCCTCCTGCTCACCTGGGTCCGCAGCTGCTGCTGTTCCCGCTCCAGCTTCTCCTGGTGCAGCAGCCTCACctgttcctgctgctgctgcagctgcacctGCTGCGCAATCACCTTGAGCTTTTCCGGGTACATGTGGGCCTCCAGCGAGCGCACCTGGAGGCAGGACAACCTGGGCTCAGGGCCAAGGCCGGGAGCACACCCTGCCCTGTCAGTCTCACAGCAGCTCATTCACTCCTGCTGAAAACCCTAGCACAGGGCGGGCCCCTCTCAACAGAGGCCAGAAGCCTTTCCAGAGCCCTTCAGCCCCCGGCTCCTCTcgcctcccacctcggcctccactGGACCATGCTCCCTCCTGCCCGAGTCTTTGCCTATGCTATTCCCTCTGCCGGGAACACCTTTCTCTGTCCTTTGGTTAACTATGAGACTCAACTTCCCACTTCCATGGAGATGCCGTGGGGCGTCCCTTGAAAAACCCCTCCTGATGCCACAGCTCCAGCCTGGCCTTCaatatggttttttgtttttgttttttggtttttttgagccatggtctccttctgtcactcaggctgcagtgtagtggcacaatcatggctcactgcagcctccacctcctgggctcaagcaatcctcccagctcagcctcctgagtaaccgggactacaggcacaccccaccacacctggctaatttttgtatcttttttggtagagacagagtctcactatgcttcccaggctgatctcaaactcctgggctcaagcgatcctcccacctcagccccgcaaagtgctgggattataggtgtgagccaccatacccagcccatcacggttacatttttttttttttgagatggagtctcgctctgtctcccagactggagtgcagtggcacgatctcggctcactgcaagctctgcctcccaggttcacgccattctcctgcctcagcctcccaaacagcggggactacaggcacccaccaccacgcccggctaattttttttttttttgtatttttagtagagacggggtttcaccgtgttagccaggatggtatcgatctgctgacctcaggtgatccacccgcctcggcctcccacagcaTGGTTACATTTTTGAGATCCTTTGGCtaatctcccccaccccaacGCAGACGGTGGCCCCCAAGGGCAGAGACGTGTCTGGCTTGCTCCCCACTCCTAGGCCTGGCACCGCAGTAGGTGCTCCTGTAAATAGGGCTCCACCGAGGGCCGCAGAGCAAGAGGCGCGACCCCAGGCTCCACGCCCTCTGCACCGCGCGCCGTGCCCAGCAGAGGGCGCTGCCTCACCTGCTCCTCCAGCATCATGCGCACCGAGCGCTCCTTGTCCAGCTGCTGCCGCAGCTCAATCATCTCCCGCCGCAGGTCCTCCGCCTTCTCGTCCTCCCAGATGTCCGGGGAGCCTATGCCTTCGTCCTTGTCCTCTGCCCGCCGTCGCTTGGGGGACGAGCCGCTCAGCTCCTGGGGACCCCAAGGAGTCGGTCAGTGTGCCTGACACCTCGGTACCACCACGGAGATTGGGGTTCCATCGCAGCCCCCCAAAGCTGCCCAACACAGGTGAATCTTCATTAGGGAGCCCCTTCTGCAAGTCCAACAAACCAGCCAAATGCCAGGAGAATGGGCTGCTTTACATAACAGTCACCTGGCTCCTTCCAGAGCCCACTCCACCGCACTTGAccgatggggaaactgaggccgggGCAGGAAAAAAAGTGCCTGGAAGTACTTGTCAGTGGGCAAGAAGGGGCCTGCAGCCACACCTGAGTCCCAGGCCCATGGCTGGGTCCAAGGCATGCCCATGCCAGGGAGAGGGAGCCATGAAGGACAGGGCGCACCTGGATGAAGCGCTTGAGCTGTGTGTTCTGCTGCAAGAGCCTGGTCTTCTCCTGCTCCAGGGAGAAGATGTACTCGGCTGTCTGCTGGAGAATGGCTGCCTGAGGGCGTGGAAAAGCCGAGAGTCAGGCTGGCAGTGTTTACCAGAGCTCACTTTCCTCTCCCAGCGGGAACCTGCCggctcctccaggaagccctccctgctcTCACCCACCTTGCTGAGCTTCTCTCCGTCTGTGTGGGGGATGAGGGTCTTGAGGGACTGGAATCCCGCGTTGATGCTCTGCATGCGTCTCCGCTCGTTGCTGTTGGCGATCTCCCGCCGAATCCGCCGCTCCTGGTCCCGCTGAGTCTCGGGGGTTAGTGGAATGTTGGCAAGGCTGCCAGAGAGGACAGGGACAGGCTCGGCCAAGGCGCCCTCTTCATCATTCATCTCCAGAGGGCCCCAGTGGAAACTGCATCCCTCCCCTGCTGCAAAAGATGCCAGGCCACCCCCAGAGAGTGATGGAGGGGTGCTCTCTGGGACACCGGGGCGGACTGAATCAGCTGGCTGCGGGTAAGATAGTCCGCTCAGAACCCACcccgggccaggcacagtaatcccagttctttgggaggtcaaggccaagGATcattgagcctaagagtttgagatcagcctaggcaacgtagtgagaccctgtctctacaaaaaaataaaattagccaggtgtggtggtgcatgcctgtagtcccagctactcaggaggctgaagtgggaggatcgcttgagcccaggagttggaggctgcagtgagctatgatcacgccactgcacttcagtctgggcaacagagcaagaccttgtctcaacaacaacaacaaaaacccatccCCTCCCTGGCTTTCCTCACAGGGAGCAGTCTCTCCTCCGGAACAGAATTCCCAGTGTGTCTGAGCATCAAAACATCCAAGAGCTTAGAAACTATGCAGACGACGGGTGCTGGCCCCAGCGTCTGACTAGCAGGCCCGGTGGGGCCCAGAAACGTGCGTGGTGTGATTCTGATGCACGCGGGATGCAGACGACATTCAGGGACGCTGTCCCCGCTCCTGGAACACTTCTGAGTGATTTGCTAGGCACCTGGAGCGCCTCTTCAGCGTCTCAGGCTTTGCCACCCCAGGACTGAGGAAGACGTCCCCACTCCCTTCCTACCCTCACGGCCACGCCTCCCACCACAAGCCCCAGCCCCGCTAGGCTAAGACTTCACAGAAGACAAGTACCACTCACTCCCCAAAAAGACACCAAGCCAACAACCCCTGGGGACACGGCTCCCCACAGCCCACCCACTCCAAGAGATAGACCCACCCTGCGCCGGAGAAGCGAGGCTCCCACCATGCTGTGGGGAGCGCTGCTGACCCTTGCAGGAGCAGTGGCCAGTGCGGTGAGAAGGCAGCCTGGGGGAAGAGGGCGTGGCTGCTGGCTGGGGGCGTGGCTTCGGACGAGGGCGGGGCGTGTGCGCCAGGGGGCGGGGCTGCGGGCCAGGGTGCAGAGGCAGCGGTTGTGGGCCCAAGGCCACGCTCCCGAGGGTTGGGCTTGTGTGTGGCCTGGAGGAGGCATGTCCCCCTCCCTGGACCTCCCCTGCAACTCCCCCCGCCCCTGGCCTGATGGCTTCCAGATGCTGGGCTCTCAGCAGAGGCTGCCGGCCCCACCCG containing:
- the TFAP4 gene encoding transcription factor AP-4 isoform X1 — translated: MRPGSHREPRLDRWAGWVGPGRPRLFPAVADVLPPGSVQTPFRLQAGEGARAHSRGVRLGSPLTPDCLHQWSRSCPEPFSCSPTFRGMSPLGPVLEQGTPGGPLRKRPGLRLRVGPAASAESPASGSHQARGGGSCRGGPGRGTCLLQATHKPNPRERGLGPTTAASAPWPAAPPPGAHAPPSSEATPPASSHALFPQAAFSPHWPLLLQGSAALPTAWWEPRFSGAGLANIPLTPETQRDQERRIRREIANSNERRRMQSINAGFQSLKTLIPHTDGEKLSKAAILQQTAEYIFSLEQEKTRLLQQNTQLKRFIQELSGSSPKRRRAEDKDEGIGSPDIWEDEKAEDLRREMIELRQQLDKERSVRMMLEEQVRSLEAHMYPEKLKVIAQQVQLQQQQEQVRLLHQEKLEREQQQLRTQLLPPPAPTHHPTVIVPAPPPPPSHHINVVTMGPSSVINSVSTSRQNLDTIVQAIQHIEGTQEKQELEEEQRRAVIVKPVRSCPEAPTSDTASDSEASDSDAMDQSREEPSGDGELP
- the TFAP4 gene encoding transcription factor AP-4, with the translated sequence MEYFMVPTQKVPSLQHFRKTEKEVIGGLCSLANIPLTPETQRDQERRIRREIANSNERRRMQSINAGFQSLKTLIPHTDGEKLSKAAILQQTAEYIFSLEQEKTRLLQQNTQLKRFIQELSGSSPKRRRAEDKDEGIGSPDIWEDEKAEDLRREMIELRQQLDKERSVRMMLEEQVRSLEAHMYPEKLKVIAQQVQLQQQQEQVRLLHQEKLEREQQQLRTQLLPPPAPTHHPTVIVPAPPPPPSHHINVVTMGPSSVINSVSTSRQNLDTIVQAIQHIEGTQEKQELEEEQRRAVIVKPVRSCPEAPTSDTASDSEASDSDAMDQSREEPSGDGELP
- the TFAP4 gene encoding transcription factor AP-4 isoform X3 yields the protein MQSINAGFQSLKTLIPHTDGEKLSKAAILQQTAEYIFSLEQEKTRLLQQNTQLKRFIQELSGSSPKRRRAEDKDEGIGSPDIWEDEKAEDLRREMIELRQQLDKERSVRMMLEEQVRSLEAHMYPEKLKVIAQQVQLQQQQEQVRLLHQEKLEREQQQLRTQLLPPPAPTHHPTVIVPAPPPPPSHHINVVTMGPSSVINSVSTSRQNLDTIVQAIQHIEGTQEKQELEEEQRRAVIVKPVRSCPEAPTSDTASDSEASDSDAMDQSREEPSGDGELP
- the TFAP4 gene encoding transcription factor AP-4 isoform X2, with product MHSIKGLCRRVLPGQFSLANIPLTPETQRDQERRIRREIANSNERRRMQSINAGFQSLKTLIPHTDGEKLSKAAILQQTAEYIFSLEQEKTRLLQQNTQLKRFIQELSGSSPKRRRAEDKDEGIGSPDIWEDEKAEDLRREMIELRQQLDKERSVRMMLEEQVRSLEAHMYPEKLKVIAQQVQLQQQQEQVRLLHQEKLEREQQQLRTQLLPPPAPTHHPTVIVPAPPPPPSHHINVVTMGPSSVINSVSTSRQNLDTIVQAIQHIEGTQEKQELEEEQRRAVIVKPVRSCPEAPTSDTASDSEASDSDAMDQSREEPSGDGELP